A single uncultured Acetobacterium sp. DNA region contains:
- a CDS encoding UDP-N-acetylglucosamine 1-carboxyvinyltransferase has protein sequence MDAFIIEGGNPLQGEVTISGAKNAVLGIIPAAVLCACSSKIENVPDIKDVNKMIVILEKLGAEIYREKDTLIINTEKPISYDVSDYEEETGQMRASYYLLGALLGRYRKAIVPLPGGCNIGDRPIDQHIKGFQALGATVVIEHGQVKMEAPELKGAHIFMDVVSVGATINIMLAAVRADGKTIIENAAKEPHIVDVANFLNLMGANIKGAGTDVIKIVGVEEMHGCEYSVIPDQITTGTYMMAAAATEGDVLIKNVIPKHMEAITAKLSEMGVIVREEDDGIRVIGKHPLKAVNVKTMPYPGFPTDLQQPMAVLMTIAQGTSTITESIFESRFKYVDELRRMGANISINSRTASITGVKTLSATKIRTTDLRAGAAMVIAGLIADGETKITEIVHIDRGYEKLQENLRNLGADIRRISEKDPSCL, from the coding sequence ATGGATGCTTTTATTATAGAAGGAGGTAACCCCCTGCAAGGTGAGGTTACGATCTCCGGGGCTAAAAATGCTGTATTGGGAATTATCCCCGCTGCGGTTCTTTGTGCCTGTTCAAGTAAGATAGAAAATGTTCCCGATATTAAAGATGTTAACAAGATGATTGTTATTCTTGAAAAATTGGGTGCTGAAATATATAGAGAAAAGGATACCCTGATTATAAATACTGAAAAACCGATTTCATACGATGTGTCGGATTATGAAGAGGAAACCGGCCAGATGCGAGCCTCTTATTATTTACTGGGAGCATTACTGGGACGTTATCGAAAGGCAATTGTGCCGTTACCCGGGGGTTGCAATATTGGCGACCGACCGATTGATCAGCATATTAAAGGCTTTCAGGCCTTAGGCGCAACCGTGGTGATCGAGCATGGTCAGGTAAAAATGGAAGCACCGGAACTCAAGGGCGCCCATATTTTTATGGACGTGGTCAGCGTTGGCGCAACCATTAACATCATGCTGGCAGCGGTTCGGGCTGATGGCAAAACAATTATTGAAAATGCTGCTAAAGAACCCCACATCGTCGATGTGGCTAACTTTTTGAACCTGATGGGAGCAAACATCAAGGGTGCGGGAACAGATGTTATTAAGATTGTTGGCGTTGAAGAAATGCATGGCTGTGAATATTCAGTCATTCCCGATCAAATTACCACCGGTACCTATATGATGGCGGCTGCAGCAACCGAAGGGGATGTTTTAATCAAGAACGTTATTCCCAAGCATATGGAAGCCATTACCGCCAAACTCAGCGAAATGGGCGTTATTGTACGAGAAGAAGATGACGGTATTCGGGTCATTGGCAAACACCCCCTTAAGGCCGTGAACGTTAAGACCATGCCATATCCGGGTTTCCCTACCGATCTGCAACAACCGATGGCTGTTTTAATGACAATTGCCCAGGGAACCAGCACCATTACCGAAAGTATTTTTGAAAGTCGCTTTAAATATGTGGATGAGCTTCGTCGGATGGGGGCCAATATTTCCATCAATAGTCGGACTGCCAGTATTACCGGGGTGAAGACCTTATCGGCGACGAAGATCCGAACAACCGATTTAAGAGCCGGTGCCGCTATGGTTATTGCCGGTTTAATCGCTGATGGTGAAACAAAAATTACGGAAATTGTCCATATTGACCGGGGCTATGAAAAACTTCAGGAAAATCTTCGCAATCTGGGTGCCGATATTCGGCGAATTTCAGAGAAAGATCCTTCTTGCCTTTAG
- a CDS encoding MBL fold metallo-hydrolase, with product MKFCSLYSGSSGNSLFVSNNSTKILIDAGLSGKRIQSSLDAIAENPNEIGGIMVTHEHSDHIHGVGVLSRRFDLPVYANEKTWEAMMKDLGKIAEHNIKVFDFEKPFDIMDLQIEAFKTSHDAADSAGFVISDGKKRVGIATDSGIITVEMRKALCGCDLVVLESNHDVSMLEAGSYPFYLKQRIKSDFGHLSNETAGDLALALVKEGTRQLVLAHLSQENNYPLLAYETTARILTQAGVALEEDVTLCVAKRSCASETINL from the coding sequence TTGAAATTTTGTAGTTTATATAGTGGAAGTTCAGGAAACAGTCTATTTGTCTCAAACAACAGCACAAAAATACTCATTGATGCCGGTTTAAGCGGGAAACGGATCCAGAGTTCTTTAGATGCCATCGCAGAAAATCCCAATGAAATTGGTGGCATCATGGTGACCCACGAACACAGTGATCATATTCATGGCGTTGGCGTTTTATCCAGACGTTTTGATTTGCCGGTTTACGCCAATGAAAAAACATGGGAAGCGATGATGAAAGATTTGGGGAAAATTGCCGAACATAATATCAAGGTGTTTGATTTTGAAAAACCCTTTGACATTATGGATCTTCAAATTGAAGCCTTTAAAACATCCCATGACGCAGCGGATTCGGCTGGTTTCGTGATCAGTGACGGAAAAAAACGGGTCGGTATTGCCACCGATTCCGGCATTATCACTGTGGAAATGAGAAAAGCTTTGTGCGGCTGTGATTTGGTAGTGTTGGAGTCCAACCATGATGTATCGATGCTGGAAGCTGGATCGTATCCCTTCTATCTCAAACAACGGATTAAGAGTGACTTTGGTCATTTGTCCAATGAGACAGCTGGCGATTTGGCTTTAGCTTTGGTTAAGGAAGGCACCCGGCAGTTGGTGTTGGCCCATCTGAGTCAGGAAAACAATTACCCTCTGCTGGCTTATGAAACAACGGCACGGATCCTCACCCAGGCAGGCGTTGCGCTGGAAGAGGATGTGACTCTTTGTGTGGCCAAAAGAAGTTGTGCCAGTGAGACAATTAACCTGTAA
- a CDS encoding trypsin-like peptidase domain-containing protein, with protein sequence MNEDLKKEKKSNSLIIGIIGAIIGGVIVGVLFLGANFFLSGNTVIQGAKNEIVVNEGSADTIVEALAQTVPPSVVGIETTAVEMTNLGPQEATGVGSGFILTSDGYIATNQHVVADGNSMKVSLADGNTYDGKLIWSDASLDLAIIKIDAKDLPVLELGDSDKVVVGELAVAVGNPMGLNFERTVTSGIVSAMNRSIPLDNGLAEDLIQTDASINSGNSGGPLVDKKGAVIGINSYKLSTGEGMGFAIPVNILKPILNEIVATGKFNSTVMGITGYDRAIADYYLADSSVNFDKGIYIASVQQGGGAANAGLAVGDIITQINGVDTNTMLKMKEVLYAVNSGDKVSITFERNGQSQTKDVVVSSGQ encoded by the coding sequence ATGAACGAAGATCTGAAAAAAGAAAAAAAATCGAATTCTCTTATCATTGGCATCATTGGTGCAATCATTGGCGGTGTAATTGTGGGAGTCTTGTTTCTTGGGGCAAACTTTTTTTTAAGCGGCAACACCGTTATTCAGGGTGCAAAAAATGAGATTGTGGTCAACGAGGGCTCGGCGGATACAATCGTCGAAGCGTTGGCCCAAACCGTTCCGCCTTCAGTGGTTGGGATTGAAACGACTGCAGTAGAAATGACAAATTTGGGACCCCAGGAAGCTACCGGGGTGGGTTCCGGTTTTATTTTGACTAGTGATGGTTACATAGCCACCAATCAGCATGTTGTGGCGGATGGTAATTCAATGAAGGTATCCCTGGCAGATGGAAATACCTATGATGGTAAGCTAATCTGGTCTGATGCCAGCCTTGATTTAGCGATTATCAAAATTGATGCAAAGGATTTGCCAGTCCTTGAACTTGGCGATTCAGACAAAGTTGTTGTGGGGGAATTGGCAGTTGCGGTCGGAAATCCAATGGGATTAAATTTTGAACGAACGGTCACTTCAGGCATTGTTTCGGCAATGAATCGAAGTATTCCTTTGGATAACGGTTTGGCTGAGGATTTGATTCAAACGGATGCATCGATTAATTCGGGCAACAGCGGTGGTCCCCTGGTTGATAAAAAAGGTGCTGTCATTGGAATCAATTCATACAAATTGTCTACTGGCGAGGGCATGGGCTTTGCCATACCGGTGAATATTCTCAAACCAATTCTTAACGAAATTGTGGCTACTGGTAAATTTAATTCAACAGTCATGGGCATCACCGGATACGATCGTGCTATTGCCGATTATTATCTGGCTGATAGCAGTGTCAACTTTGATAAAGGTATTTATATTGCATCGGTACAACAGGGTGGCGGAGCAGCCAATGCCGGATTAGCAGTAGGCGATATCATTACTCAGATAAACGGAGTGGATACCAATACCATGCTAAAAATGAAAGAAGTTCTTTATGCGGTCAATTCTGGAGACAAGGTCTCCATCACCTTTGAACGCAATGGTCAGAGTCAGACTAAAGATGTCGTTGTTTCTTCGGGACAATAA
- a CDS encoding ammonium transporter, translating to MINSGDVAFLLIGSMLVFFMTPGLGLFYGGMVRRKNVINTLMSVVFCCGLATVMWFAFGYSLSFGEDVGGFGIIGNLSNAFFSGVSATDAGPYAATIPGALFAIFQLMFCIITPAILVGALSGRMKFSAMFIFVAVWLLLVYYPLAHMVWGLGGFIAGLGAVDFAGGNVIHISSGVSGLVACIILGKRKGFGVQAYHPHNIPMFFTGGLILWVGWFAFNGASALAANGLAVQAMGNTMIASAAAMLSWMLMETILYKKVTVMGAMTGAIIGLVAITPGSGYVPFGAAMFIGAMVSPICLFFMTKVKQKFGYDDSLDAFGCHGIGGIWGGIATGLFAQSAINPVAQWDGLFFGQTELFVAQLQAVGISVIYSAVVTAVIMLVLKKVMQIRVSPEAEALGLDISEHSEQGYPAFSGIDQ from the coding sequence ATGATTAATTCTGGTGATGTTGCATTTCTACTAATTGGTTCAATGCTTGTATTCTTCATGACTCCTGGCTTGGGATTGTTCTATGGTGGGATGGTTCGCAGAAAAAATGTAATTAATACATTGATGTCTGTAGTATTTTGTTGTGGTTTGGCAACCGTGATGTGGTTTGCTTTTGGTTATTCACTCTCATTTGGTGAAGATGTTGGCGGATTTGGAATTATTGGGAATTTAAGCAATGCATTCTTTAGTGGCGTCAGTGCAACTGATGCTGGACCTTATGCAGCAACAATTCCCGGTGCATTGTTTGCGATATTCCAATTGATGTTCTGTATTATTACACCAGCCATTCTTGTTGGCGCTTTATCTGGCAGAATGAAATTCTCAGCAATGTTTATTTTTGTAGCTGTTTGGTTGTTACTGGTTTACTATCCATTGGCTCATATGGTATGGGGCTTAGGCGGTTTTATCGCTGGATTGGGAGCAGTCGACTTTGCCGGCGGAAATGTTATTCATATCAGTTCTGGGGTTTCAGGTCTGGTTGCCTGTATTATCCTTGGCAAAAGAAAAGGCTTTGGCGTTCAGGCGTATCATCCACATAACATTCCGATGTTTTTCACTGGTGGTTTGATTTTATGGGTTGGCTGGTTTGCATTTAACGGTGCATCGGCTTTAGCAGCCAATGGTCTGGCGGTTCAAGCCATGGGAAATACCATGATTGCTTCAGCAGCAGCGATGTTAAGCTGGATGCTGATGGAAACAATTCTTTATAAAAAAGTGACTGTTATGGGTGCCATGACAGGGGCAATTATTGGTTTAGTCGCAATTACACCGGGTTCAGGTTATGTGCCATTTGGCGCTGCTATGTTTATCGGAGCAATGGTTAGTCCAATCTGTTTATTCTTTATGACAAAAGTAAAACAAAAATTCGGATATGATGATTCATTGGATGCTTTTGGATGTCATGGTATCGGCGGAATTTGGGGCGGTATTGCAACTGGTTTGTTTGCCCAATCAGCCATTAACCCGGTTGCTCAATGGGATGGTTTATTCTTTGGACAAACAGAATTATTTGTCGCTCAATTACAGGCAGTTGGTATTTCAGTAATCTATTCTGCAGTCGTTACTGCTGTGATTATGTTAGTACTCAAAAAAGTTATGCAAATCCGTGTTTCTCCCGAAGCTGAAGCACTTGGTCTGGATATCAGCGAACATAGTGAACAAGGTTACCCTGCATTCTCAGGAATTGATCAATAG
- a CDS encoding P-II family nitrogen regulator translates to MKLIEAIIRPEKLEPLKDAFLQAKVNGMNIRQVLGCGNQFGWVAHNRGTSVMMNMIPKIEIKIVVADEKVEETVKLIIDTVRTGEIGDGKIFIKPVEDCIRIRTSERGDVAL, encoded by the coding sequence ATGAAACTAATTGAAGCAATCATTCGTCCGGAAAAGTTGGAACCTTTAAAGGATGCATTTTTACAGGCTAAAGTAAATGGGATGAATATCCGTCAGGTTCTTGGCTGTGGGAATCAGTTTGGATGGGTCGCACATAATCGTGGGACATCGGTAATGATGAACATGATCCCCAAAATTGAAATTAAAATTGTCGTTGCCGACGAAAAAGTCGAGGAAACCGTAAAACTGATTATCGATACCGTTCGAACCGGAGAAATAGGTGATGGAAAAATTTTCATCAAACCGGTCGAAGATTGTATCCGAATCAGAACCAGTGAACGAGGCGATGTTGCACTTTAA
- a CDS encoding ammonium transporter gives MINSGDVAFILICTMLVFFMTPGLAFFYAGMVRRKNVLNTIMSVVFCCGLATVMWYTVGYSLSFGPDAGGFGVIGDLSNVFFHGISATEAGPYATNIPGQLFAVFQLVFCMVTPAIVVGSLSGRMKFPALFLFVTFWLLLVYYPMAHMVWGQGGLIANLGAVDFAGGYVIEISSGISGLVACIILGSRKGYGIKSYHPHNLPLFVIGGAILWVGWFAFNGGSALAANGLAVHAVVTTMLASAAAMLSWMLIEMVLYKKVTVMGAITGAIVGLVSITPGAGYVPTEASLLIGGVVSPICFFFLTKVKVKFGYDDTLDAFGCHGISGVWGVIATGLFAQTAINPVAKWNGLFFGDTQLFVAQITALFIAVIYSAVMTAVIMLVLKKIMRIRVSPEAEALGLDISEHSEEGYAAFSGIDQ, from the coding sequence ATGATTAATTCTGGAGATGTGGCATTTATACTTATTTGTACGATGCTGGTGTTTTTTATGACACCAGGTTTGGCGTTCTTCTATGCCGGCATGGTGCGTCGAAAAAATGTGCTTAATACGATTATGTCAGTTGTGTTTTGTTGTGGGCTGGCAACAGTAATGTGGTATACCGTCGGGTATTCACTGTCTTTTGGTCCGGATGCCGGTGGTTTTGGGGTTATTGGTGATTTAAGTAATGTGTTCTTCCATGGTATCAGTGCGACGGAGGCCGGTCCCTACGCCACCAATATACCAGGACAGCTCTTTGCTGTTTTTCAGCTGGTATTTTGTATGGTAACACCGGCCATTGTTGTCGGATCGTTATCAGGACGAATGAAATTCCCGGCGTTGTTTCTTTTTGTCACCTTCTGGTTATTGCTCGTGTACTATCCAATGGCCCATATGGTCTGGGGACAAGGTGGCTTAATCGCAAATCTGGGCGCCGTGGATTTTGCCGGTGGTTATGTGATTGAAATCAGTTCAGGGATTTCAGGACTGGTTGCCTGTATCATTCTAGGGTCACGAAAAGGTTATGGGATCAAATCGTATCATCCCCATAACTTACCGTTATTTGTGATCGGCGGTGCTATTTTATGGGTTGGTTGGTTTGCTTTTAATGGCGGCTCAGCTTTGGCGGCAAATGGTTTGGCAGTACATGCAGTGGTTACCACTATGCTTGCTTCAGCAGCGGCAATGTTAAGCTGGATGCTGATTGAAATGGTGCTTTATAAAAAAGTCACCGTGATGGGTGCCATAACTGGAGCCATTGTCGGACTGGTCTCGATTACTCCCGGGGCAGGTTATGTTCCGACCGAAGCATCATTGCTGATCGGCGGGGTGGTTAGTCCGATTTGTTTCTTCTTCTTAACAAAAGTGAAGGTGAAATTTGGATACGATGATACCTTGGATGCCTTCGGCTGTCATGGCATTAGTGGGGTTTGGGGCGTTATTGCCACTGGTCTATTTGCTCAAACCGCCATCAATCCGGTAGCTAAATGGAATGGCTTGTTCTTTGGCGATACCCAATTATTTGTTGCTCAGATTACCGCACTCTTTATTGCCGTAATCTATTCGGCAGTGATGACCGCAGTGATTATGCTGGTGCTTAAGAAGATCATGCGAATTCGGGTATCGCCAGAAGCAGAAGCGCTTGGTTTGGATATCAGTGAACACAGTGAAGAAGGCTATGCAGCATTTTCAGGAATTGACCAATAG